CAAAGTTTGTCTCCTAATTTATAATAGAAAAATTCCAGTGCCTCTTTTGATTCTTTAGGAGTAAAAGCCATGGACGATAATGCAGCAGTTGGCGCAATAACGCCTATGTCATTATTCGGGGATTGAGCACCATATCCATTTGGTATATCACCTGCAGTAAGTCCCCAATTATTATTGCCATATCCATAGTACCCTTTTGGATTTGATATACAATAAGCTCTATTGATAAGTGTCTGGTTCTTTACTTGCAATTCATAATCTGCATAAGCATCTTTTAATCCTGTAGGATTTATTCCCAAGAAACTATATTGCGCGGTAAACAAAGGGCCACCATTATCAGGTCCCAATGGTAGAACATAATTAAAGAAGCTCTTTCCATTTTTTATGCTACCATTTTTGGCCCAGCCTTCATCATAAACAGATTTTTCAATAGCATGATTTGCTGCACCTGCCGCCAGAACATAAGTTATCAATGATTCATTCCAACCTTGGATTTTAAGATTCATATCCCACGCATGGCTAGGGCTCCAATGCCAGTAAAGTGCTTTTTGGCCATTTTGGAAGAAACTCCATTCGACGGCATTGAAAAGATTATTGATATCAGTACTTAGATTCGGGTCTTGATAATATTCCCTTGCGGCAATTAATCCTTGGAACAAAAGTGAAGTTTCCACTAGGTCGGCACCATTGTCCTTTTCACTGAATGGCTGTGTTTTACCAGTCCCACCATTATACCAATGTGAAAAAGCACCATGATACTTGTCTGCGGATTTCAGAAAGGCGACTATTTTTTTTGTTCGCTCCAAGCCTTCATTTTTGCTGATAAAGTTTCGATTTGCACCAACAATTATTGCCATTATCCCGAATCCCGTTCCTCCAATAGTTACGGTTTCATTAGAAGTACTTCTTTCCCGGATCATTCCGGAAGTGGGATGAGCAAAATCCCAGAAATAGGCAAATGTCTGTTTTTGAACCAGGGTTAAAAGCTCATCTTCAGATATCCTCTTGAATTTGTCAGATTGGTCAATTGCGGTGTTAAAGGGGAAATTATATTGCATTTTTAAAGTACTATTAGAAGTACTTTTCAAGGTGTTTTTTACTAATATCTCATATTTTGATAAGGGAG
The Sphingobacterium daejeonense genome window above contains:
- a CDS encoding glucoamylase family protein, which encodes MKISFIFIISLLFLGCSKSNDPSPTPNDGFAVNSVAIGNNTLTANPKGIELAPEFIITFDETIADQDLANNIQILNADKSTIPAKIKLIDAGKKITIKPNANLSPLSKYEILVKNTLKSTSNSTLKMQYNFPFNTAIDQSDKFKRISEDELLTLVQKQTFAYFWDFAHPTSGMIRERSTSNETVTIGGTGFGIMAIIVGANRNFISKNEGLERTKKIVAFLKSADKYHGAFSHWYNGGTGKTQPFSEKDNGADLVETSLLFQGLIAAREYYQDPNLSTDINNLFNAVEWSFFQNGQKALYWHWSPSHAWDMNLKIQGWNESLITYVLAAGAANHAIEKSVYDEGWAKNGSIKNGKSFFNYVLPLGPDNGGPLFTAQYSFLGINPTGLKDAYADYELQVKNQTLINRAYCISNPKGYYGYGNNNWGLTAGDIPNGYGAQSPNNDIGVIAPTAALSSMAFTPKESKEALEFFYYKLGDKLWGKYGFKDGFSLHEPWFAESYIAIDQGPIIIAIENHRSQLIWNLLMKSPEIKNGLKKLGFTSPHI